Proteins from one Panicum virgatum strain AP13 chromosome 7K, P.virgatum_v5, whole genome shotgun sequence genomic window:
- the LOC120640137 gene encoding probable calcium-binding protein CML25/26: protein MAAAAAAAALFEALDKDGDGKVSASELGGGMAASLGEEEAAAAVAAADADGDGLLDRGEFLRLAREAAEAAAADAEGRRRCLRVAFGMYADDAPSEAGGGGGQYITPASLQRMLSRLLGSQQQQLALDECRAMICRFDLDGDGVVSFEEFRVMMHDGLI, encoded by the coding sequence atggctgccgcggcggcggcggcggcgttgttcGAGGCCCTGGACAAGGACGGCGACGGTAAGGTGTCCGCGTCCGAGCtgggcggcggcatggcggcctcgctgggagaggaagaggccgcggcggccgtcgcggcggcggacgcCGACGGGGACGGCCTGCTGGACCGCGGCGAGTTCCTCAGGCTGGCCCGCGAGGcagcggaggccgccgccgccgacgcggaaGGCAGGCGGCGGTGCCTGCGGGTGGCGTTCGGGATGTACGCGGACGACGCGCCGTCggaagccggcggcgggggagggcagtacatcacgccggcgagcctgcAGCGGATGCTCAGCCGTCTGCTGGgatcgcagcagcagcagctggccCTGGACGAGTGCAGGGCCATGATCTGCAGGTTCGAtctcgacggcgacggcgtcgtcTCTTTCGAGGAGTTCAGGGTCATGATGCATGACGGTCTCATTTGA
- the LOC120641051 gene encoding glycolipid transfer protein 3-like — translation MVERERGEGEAIALTTGGGGGGGQLQQDGAVPGAAEGERDGEEGDAEDGEREEEEGRDDVDGWSEIRLAIEELSPARLIKHRGGGDGDGDGDGDTPAAPPPPTLPFLALSHLLLRVLDKIGPTMAVLRLDVQRNIERLQELYLMDPAKYSTLTEIVEKEVKEGTARKVDSCARAVLWLARSMDFTIALLQKLEEDTDEQSLAQLVEAAYEVSLKPWHGWISSAACKIALKLIPERKIFSSLLLGMGQDCSALKDEIEKLALLLRPLLDDIHSMMAKFRLDRLKST, via the exons atggtggagagggagagaggcgagggAGAAGCCATTGCCCTGAccaccggtggcggcggcggtggcggacagCTGCAGCAGGACGGCGCGGTCCCtggcgcggcggagggcgagagGGACGGCGAGGAGGGAGACGCGGAGGACGGCgaacgggaggaggaggaaggccgGGACGACGTGGACGGGTGGTCGGAGATAAGGCTGGCCATCGAGGAGCTGTCCCCGGCGCGGCTTATcaagcaccgcggcggcggcgatggcgatggcgatggcgatggcgacacgccggccgcgccgcctccgcccacgCTGCCCTTCCTGGCGTTgtcgcacctcctcctccgcgtgCTCG ATAAGATCGGCCCGACCATGGCCGTGCTGCGGCTCGACGTCCAACGGAACATCGAG aggcTGCAGGAGCTGTACTTGATGGACCCAGCCAAGTACTCCACGCTAACGGAGATAGTGGAGAAGGAGGTCAAGGAGGGCACTGCAAGGAAGGTCGATAGCTGTGCAAGGGCTGTCCTGTGGCTTGCTAG ATCCATGGATTTCACAATTGCGCTGTTACAGAAATTAGAGGAGGACACTGACGAGCAGAGTCTTGCACAGCTTGTCGAAGCTGCGTACGAGGTCAGCTTAAAGCCATGGCACGGCTGGATCTCCTCGGCGGCATGCAAG ATAGCACTGAAGCTTATCCCTGAGAGGAAGATCTTCAGCAGCTTGCTCCTAGGGATGGGTCAAGACTGCTCCGCTCTGAAGGATGAGATCGAGAAGCTCGCATTGCTGCTCCGGCCCCTCCTTGATGACATCCACTCCATGATG GCCAAGTTCAGACTGGACAGGCTCAAGTCGACATGA